One genomic segment of Candidatus Baltobacteraceae bacterium includes these proteins:
- the serA gene encoding phosphoglycerate dehydrogenase, with translation MVSLPKLGRVVVAEPFDERGLAVLSRAGIEIVSCVGSSRDALHSALGDARGLIVRSETRVDGELLSRAPQLEVVARAGVGVDAIDVDAATAAGIVVVNTPSANTIAATEHTFAVLLATFRHVPQAHASLRESRWERKPFVGNELYGKTLGIVGLGRIGSNVASRAAAFGMHVIAHDPYVPASRASALGVELVELERLLASADVITLHVPLTPQTRGLVDAHALSLVKPSAMLVNCARGAVVDVPALIDALDGGRLQAAAIDVVPDEPPTEGSPSARILRHPRVVATPHLGGSTYEALERIALELAEDVVRVLGGRPATGAVNAPTLAGGAQAAGGFVDLAFRMGAMLPQLFDDALRREIALVLHGDIAELDAEPFVAAALAGALPFMSDRRVSIVNATAIARDVGVRTMVLREGPHGPFRASLSIAVEEHRLVGTVLPNGPRIVEIDGFEVDAVADGTMLVTRHRDVPGMVGRIGTILGDAKINISTMQVARSLRGGGAMMVLDVDREVERQALAAIAAADGIESVRLVRV, from the coding sequence ATGGTAAGCCTGCCCAAGCTCGGACGCGTCGTCGTTGCCGAGCCGTTCGACGAGCGCGGCCTCGCGGTCTTGTCGCGCGCGGGCATTGAGATCGTTTCGTGCGTGGGTTCGTCTCGCGACGCGCTGCACAGCGCGCTGGGCGACGCTCGCGGTTTGATCGTCCGCTCCGAGACCCGCGTCGACGGCGAGCTCCTTTCGCGTGCGCCGCAGTTGGAAGTCGTCGCGCGAGCCGGCGTCGGTGTCGATGCGATCGACGTCGATGCCGCGACCGCGGCCGGGATCGTCGTCGTGAACACGCCGAGCGCGAACACCATCGCCGCGACCGAGCACACGTTCGCGGTTTTGTTAGCAACCTTTCGGCACGTGCCGCAGGCGCATGCGTCCCTTCGCGAATCGCGTTGGGAACGCAAGCCGTTCGTCGGCAACGAGCTCTACGGGAAAACGCTCGGTATCGTTGGCCTGGGCCGTATCGGCAGTAACGTCGCCTCGCGCGCGGCGGCGTTCGGCATGCACGTCATCGCTCACGACCCGTACGTGCCGGCTTCGCGCGCCAGCGCACTCGGCGTCGAACTCGTCGAACTCGAGCGCCTGCTTGCATCCGCGGACGTTATCACGCTGCACGTACCCTTGACGCCGCAAACGCGCGGCCTCGTCGATGCGCACGCACTATCGCTCGTCAAACCCAGCGCCATGCTCGTGAACTGCGCGCGCGGCGCGGTCGTCGACGTCCCGGCGCTCATCGACGCGCTCGACGGCGGGCGCCTTCAGGCAGCGGCCATCGACGTGGTTCCCGACGAGCCGCCCACGGAAGGATCGCCGTCGGCCCGAATACTGAGGCATCCGCGCGTCGTCGCGACGCCGCATTTGGGCGGCTCCACATACGAAGCGCTCGAGCGCATCGCGCTCGAACTTGCCGAAGACGTCGTGCGCGTTTTAGGCGGAAGGCCGGCAACCGGCGCCGTCAACGCGCCCACGCTGGCAGGCGGCGCGCAAGCCGCCGGCGGTTTCGTCGATCTCGCGTTTCGGATGGGCGCGATGCTCCCGCAGCTTTTCGACGACGCGCTGCGGCGCGAGATCGCGCTCGTGCTTCACGGCGACATCGCCGAGCTCGACGCCGAACCGTTCGTTGCCGCCGCGTTGGCCGGAGCGCTCCCGTTCATGAGCGATCGTCGCGTCTCCATCGTCAACGCGACGGCGATCGCGCGCGACGTCGGCGTGCGTACGATGGTTCTGCGCGAAGGACCCCACGGTCCGTTTCGAGCCTCACTCTCGATCGCGGTGGAAGAGCATCGCTTGGTGGGAACCGTGTTGCCGAACGGCCCGCGCATCGTGGAGATCGACGGCTTCGAGGTCGATGCCGTCGCGGACGGCACGATGCTCGTGACGCGTCACCGTGACGTTCCCGGCATGGTCGGCCGCATCGGAACGATTCTCGGCGACGCAAAAATCAATATTTCGACGATGCAGGTCGCGCGCTCGCTGCGGGGCGGCGGTGCGATGATGGTTCTCGACGTCGACCGCGAGGTCGAACGCCAAGCCCTGGCGGCAATCGCGGCCGCCGACGGCATCGAATCGGTTCGTTTGGTCCGAGTGTAG
- a CDS encoding ferritin-like domain-containing protein, producing MTTATKPFLSDVTELRRRARENIDRGAITDSYGLDTEQACDILNAALATEIVCVLRYKRHYYMATGLNKDAVAAEFLEHANEEQGHADRIAERITQLGGAPNLNPEGLATRSHSEYKEGTSLVDMIKEDLIAERIAIESYTEIVRFFGERDVTSRRLMEEILAVEEEHANDMRDLLEKVK from the coding sequence GTGACAACTGCAACGAAACCGTTTTTGAGCGACGTCACCGAGCTGCGCCGGCGCGCGCGCGAGAATATCGACCGCGGTGCGATCACCGATAGCTACGGGCTCGACACGGAGCAGGCGTGCGATATTCTCAACGCAGCGCTGGCAACCGAGATCGTTTGCGTCTTGCGCTATAAACGCCACTACTACATGGCGACCGGGCTGAACAAAGACGCGGTCGCCGCCGAGTTTCTCGAGCACGCAAACGAGGAACAGGGTCACGCCGATCGCATCGCCGAGCGCATCACGCAGCTCGGCGGCGCACCGAACCTCAACCCCGAGGGGCTCGCCACGCGCAGCCATTCCGAATATAAGGAAGGCACGTCGCTGGTGGACATGATCAAGGAAGACCTGATCGCCGAGCGGATCGCCATCGAGTCGTATACGGAGATCGTACGTTTCTTCGGCGAGCGAGACGTCACGTCGCGGCGCCTGATGGAAGAGATCCTGGCCGTCGAAGAAGAACACGCCAACGACATGCGCGATCTGCTGGAGAAGGTCAAGTAG
- a CDS encoding EAL domain-containing protein, with the protein MSYRLPMHQRMANALSYGEFRIFYQPVVDLQTTKVVGLEALCRWPQRDDTWAPPETFISQAETSGFIVQLGDWVLRTAVEQVRRWQTRFGIDLLLAVNLSGRQFLHYNLIKSIEDAMRQVQYHPKTLEFEITESVAMHNAEDSIGIMRQLKSIGIALALDDFGTGYSSLAYLKRFPIDKLKIDRTFVRDIPDDANDLAIVSAIIAMAHALGLKVQAEGVETEAQMEFLRDCGCEYAQGYLFGRALPGDEFEELLADQRAAERTAS; encoded by the coding sequence GTGAGTTACCGGCTGCCCATGCATCAGAGGATGGCGAACGCGCTTAGCTATGGCGAGTTCCGCATCTTCTATCAGCCGGTCGTCGACCTCCAGACGACCAAAGTCGTCGGGCTCGAGGCGCTATGCCGCTGGCCCCAACGGGACGATACGTGGGCCCCGCCCGAGACGTTCATTTCGCAAGCCGAAACGTCGGGTTTCATCGTGCAGCTCGGCGATTGGGTGCTGCGCACGGCGGTCGAACAAGTGCGCCGCTGGCAGACGCGGTTCGGCATCGATTTGTTGCTCGCGGTCAATCTGTCGGGGCGGCAGTTTCTGCATTACAACCTCATCAAGTCGATCGAAGACGCGATGCGCCAAGTGCAGTACCATCCCAAGACGCTCGAGTTCGAAATCACCGAAAGCGTGGCGATGCACAATGCCGAGGATTCGATCGGCATCATGCGCCAGCTCAAGAGCATCGGCATCGCGCTCGCGCTCGACGATTTCGGAACCGGCTACTCGTCGCTCGCGTATCTCAAGCGCTTTCCGATCGACAAACTCAAGATCGACCGCACCTTCGTGCGCGACATTCCCGACGATGCCAACGATCTGGCGATCGTCTCCGCTATCATCGCCATGGCGCACGCGCTCGGCTTGAAAGTCCAGGCCGAAGGCGTCGAGACCGAGGCGCAGATGGAGTTCCTGCGAGACTGCGGCTGCGAGTACGCGCAGGGATACCTTTTCGGCCGCGCCCTTCCGGGCGACGAATTTGAGGAGCTTCTGGCCGACCAGCGGGCCGCCGAACGTACCGCATCGTAA
- a CDS encoding YqeG family HAD IIIA-type phosphatase, producing the protein MMGPDRYAPRLHDVPHEELEAAGIRGLIVDLDNTLLGFRETELGEEHVAWVERAHERGFRMVMLSNNFSQRVRTLAAQLNVPCIPNALKPLPFGFLRAKQRLQLRRKEIAVVGDQLFTDVLGGKMCGLYTILTEPIEAKDFAITRVFRFFERIMLPERRTP; encoded by the coding sequence ATGATGGGTCCCGATCGTTACGCTCCGCGCCTTCACGACGTCCCTCACGAGGAGCTCGAGGCCGCCGGCATCCGGGGGCTGATCGTCGACCTCGATAACACCTTGCTCGGCTTTCGAGAGACCGAGCTCGGGGAAGAACATGTGGCATGGGTCGAGCGTGCGCACGAGCGCGGCTTTCGAATGGTCATGCTCTCGAATAACTTTTCCCAGCGCGTCCGGACGCTTGCGGCACAACTCAACGTGCCGTGCATCCCCAACGCGCTCAAACCGCTGCCGTTTGGTTTCTTGCGGGCCAAACAGCGTTTGCAGCTGCGCCGCAAAGAGATCGCCGTTGTCGGAGATCAACTCTTTACTGACGTACTCGGCGGTAAGATGTGCGGGCTTTACACGATTCTCACCGAGCCGATCGAAGCTAAAGACTTTGCGATCACGCGCGTTTTCCGGTTTTTTGAGCGCATCATGCTGCCCGAGCGGCGCACGCCGTGA
- a CDS encoding histidine phosphatase family protein has protein sequence MRLYVARHGETDWNFAGRYQGQRESTLTELGMQQARALAGDLSQSGARRVIASPLQRCVETARPLAESLECPIDTDARLLEIAHGTWEGRLREEIERADGERMRAWRTAPHTVTFAGGESLADVDRRWRAFAGSLPGENDVVVVTHDVLVRLAILAATHRPPSQLWRPRVRNGGYALFEKTSGGWDLVEECHDSHLDGFLADTSRQAL, from the coding sequence ATGCGTCTCTACGTCGCGCGTCACGGCGAGACGGACTGGAACTTCGCGGGACGCTACCAGGGACAGCGCGAGTCAACGCTCACCGAACTCGGGATGCAACAGGCGCGCGCGTTGGCGGGCGACCTGTCCCAATCCGGGGCTCGCCGCGTGATCGCTAGCCCGCTGCAGCGCTGCGTCGAGACGGCGCGCCCGCTCGCCGAGTCTCTTGAGTGCCCAATCGACACCGACGCTCGTCTCTTGGAAATCGCGCACGGCACCTGGGAAGGCCGGCTGCGCGAGGAGATCGAGCGTGCCGACGGCGAGCGCATGCGTGCCTGGCGCACGGCTCCTCATACCGTGACCTTCGCCGGCGGCGAATCGCTAGCCGACGTGGATCGCCGCTGGCGCGCGTTTGCCGGCTCGTTGCCGGGGGAAAATGACGTCGTAGTCGTGACGCACGACGTGCTCGTGCGGCTCGCGATCCTCGCCGCAACGCACCGGCCGCCGTCGCAACTGTGGCGGCCGCGCGTACGCAACGGGGGATATGCTCTTTTCGAGAAGACGTCCGGCGGCTGGGACCTTGTAGAAGAGTGTCACGACAGTCACCTCGACGGTTTCCTGGCCGACACGAGCCGCCAAGCGTTATGA
- a CDS encoding class II aldolase/adducin family protein: MTEEEARAQITAYAQRLWDRRLVSGTSGNVSVRLDDGDVLATPASRCLGGLQPHDVVRVAADGTPRDATGRPTSELPLHLVAYRRRADARCVVHVHPTFCVVWSLLGEVFPQETVGARETLGAVAWTAFQPPGSQELADLCGDAFARGIDVVLMERHGLSAIGPELENAFVLVDQAEEGARVAYFARIGKAGKFTGAY; the protein is encoded by the coding sequence ATGACCGAGGAGGAAGCGCGCGCGCAAATTACGGCGTACGCGCAACGTTTATGGGATCGCCGCCTCGTCAGCGGCACGAGCGGCAACGTCAGCGTACGGCTCGACGACGGCGACGTCTTGGCGACGCCGGCAAGCCGATGTCTGGGCGGATTGCAGCCGCACGACGTCGTTCGCGTCGCCGCCGACGGAACACCGCGCGATGCTACCGGGCGTCCGACGAGCGAACTGCCGCTGCATCTCGTCGCCTATCGCCGGCGCGCCGACGCGCGCTGCGTCGTGCACGTACACCCGACGTTTTGCGTGGTGTGGTCGCTCTTGGGCGAAGTTTTTCCGCAAGAGACGGTCGGCGCGCGCGAGACGCTCGGCGCGGTTGCTTGGACCGCGTTTCAGCCGCCCGGCTCGCAAGAACTGGCGGATTTGTGCGGCGATGCATTCGCACGCGGCATCGACGTCGTATTAATGGAGCGGCACGGCCTCTCGGCGATCGGCCCAGAGCTGGAAAATGCGTTCGTGCTGGTCGATCAAGCTGAAGAGGGGGCGCGCGTCGCGTACTTCGCCCGCATTGGAAAAGCGGGCAAGTTTACAGGCGCTTACTAG